A region of Sphingobium baderi DNA encodes the following proteins:
- a CDS encoding lytic transglycosylase domain-containing protein: MRRPLRHPFTLALIAVFAAAQLPVIAAAQTLPAERGTVSHPYALHVADAARRFGIPEAWIWAVMRIESNGDSRAVSAAGAIGLMQIMPGTWATLRVRHGLGRDPYNVRDNIMAGTAYLRAMHDRYGNPTAMLAAYNAGPGRYDEYLSRGRPLPRETRAYLAKLASVAGSAGDIQLAAAAPSDPHAWRRAALFAARADDNPPAPDAALDGHQDDRPVSADPPANSLFVALSGRRQP, encoded by the coding sequence ATGCGCCGGCCTCTCCGTCATCCGTTCACCCTGGCGCTGATCGCGGTGTTCGCCGCCGCGCAGCTTCCCGTCATCGCCGCCGCGCAAACCTTGCCGGCGGAACGGGGGACGGTGAGCCACCCCTATGCCCTCCATGTCGCAGATGCCGCGCGCCGCTTCGGCATTCCCGAGGCATGGATATGGGCCGTCATGCGCATCGAAAGCAACGGCGATTCCCGCGCGGTGTCGGCGGCGGGCGCGATCGGCCTGATGCAGATCATGCCCGGCACCTGGGCGACCCTGCGCGTCCGTCATGGGCTGGGACGCGATCCCTATAACGTGCGCGACAACATCATGGCGGGCACCGCTTATCTGCGCGCGATGCACGACCGCTACGGCAACCCGACCGCCATGCTGGCCGCCTATAATGCGGGACCGGGGCGCTACGACGAATATCTGTCGCGTGGCCGCCCGCTTCCGCGAGAGACGCGCGCTTATCTCGCGAAGCTGGCGTCGGTCGCCGGCAGCGCGGGCGATATCCAGCTTGCCGCTGCCGCGCCATCCGATCCCCATGCATGGCGCCGGGCCGCATTGTTCGCCGCGCGGGCCGACGACAATCCGCCTGCGCCGGATGCCGCCCTGGATGGACACCAGGACGACCGTCCCGTTTCAGCCGATCCGCCCGCGAACAGCCTGTTCGTTGCGCTGTCGGGGCGGAGGCAGCCGTGA
- a CDS encoding DUF736 domain-containing protein, which translates to MPTNIFEPSGDGYAGRIRLFGIDETIVLVVLDSTDIENAPDYRIHLDDEGGPEVGAAWKRVGERAGDYIALEIDSPIFLSPFRPVLFRADDKGRTFRLSWTRLRSRDDRADQPRR; encoded by the coding sequence GACCAATATCTTTGAACCCTCCGGCGACGGCTATGCCGGGCGCATCCGGCTGTTCGGAATCGACGAGACGATCGTGCTTGTCGTGCTCGATTCGACCGACATCGAGAATGCGCCCGATTACCGCATCCATCTCGATGACGAGGGTGGTCCCGAGGTCGGCGCTGCGTGGAAACGGGTCGGCGAACGCGCGGGCGACTACATCGCCCTCGAGATCGACAGCCCGATTTTTCTCTCGCCGTTCCGTCCGGTGCTGTTCCGCGCCGACGACAAGGGCCGGACGTTCCGGCTGTCGTGGACGCGCCTGCGGTCGCGCGATGATCGCGCCGATCAGCCGCGGCGCTGA
- a CDS encoding DUF736 domain-containing protein: MNQITIGTFRRDNGSWKGRIQTLGLDAPIYLAEVDPRENEGKCPDMRVYLGENAEGFPIGEARHRPGGPGGFHIAVRIDGPLFPRPIDAMLLTAGHGDVHYLVWNRPPEPASGG; this comes from the coding sequence ATGAACCAGATCACCATCGGCACGTTCCGCCGCGACAACGGCTCCTGGAAGGGCCGCATCCAGACGCTCGGTCTCGACGCGCCGATCTATCTCGCCGAGGTCGATCCCCGCGAGAACGAGGGCAAATGTCCCGACATGCGTGTCTATCTCGGCGAGAATGCCGAGGGATTCCCGATCGGCGAGGCGCGGCATCGCCCCGGTGGACCGGGCGGATTCCACATTGCGGTGCGCATCGACGGCCCGCTCTTTCCGCGACCGATCGACGCCATGCTGCTCACCGCCGGACATGGCGACGTTCATTATCTGGTCTGGAACCGCCCGCCCGAACCGGCCAGCGGAGGTTGA